The Xiphophorus couchianus chromosome 3, X_couchianus-1.0, whole genome shotgun sequence genome segment TACTACGTAAAAGTTATACAGTACATTGTCTTCCATAACgcctgaactttttaaaattctttaatctTAGTAACCCCAAATGTgtatgtatttcattgggattttgcTTGAAAGTCAACACAAAGCTTAAATTGAGAGGCAGCCAAAAGGCCAATGGTAACTCCTGAGTAGCTGCAGAAAGCCGTAGCTCAGGAGGATGAATCTACTACTAGCTGGATGCTCCACAaatttggcttttaaaaaagaatggCTTGAAGAAAGTGATCATTGAAAGAAAGCCACAAGAAGCAGTATTTGTATTTTGGCACAAAGCATGTAGAGCTCAATATTGAGACGCGTTGATTAGATGAGAACAAAGCTGAACCATTAGGCCTACATGCAGAACACCATGCCGAGACGATGCTGCTCTTTAGCAAATGCAGGGAACATGGTCAGACCTCATTGGAAGGTGGATGGAGCTACATATTAGCAAAGCCTGTTAGAAAACATGTTAGAGGCTAACATGTTAGCCTCTAACATGCGTCTCAAAGGACGTCCTCCAGAGTCTCAAAGGACTGGAGGACGAGACACGCCTACAAGAAGGAACAGTTCCAGTATCCTTACTCTTCTGATTCATATTCATGCTTTATcagataaaatcagaaaatgtgcagttataatgtgacaaaatcaattaaatcaataaaattttatttgtatagcatctttcagcaacaaggcatttcaaagcactttacatcataaaaacacaaaaatacaaagtcatgaaacacacagtcaacaactgaaacattacattttgttgttgttacacATCagaatgttgattaatgtttcattgattatcTTTCTTTAGGTACAAAGAgaatcatttcagttttgtttctattcaactgaagaaagttttggcacatccaccaCTAAGGATTTGTTCAGTGCTtggatgggttcagagtcacctggtgacattgtaatgtacAGCTGTGTATCATCCACATAGTTACAGTAGCTAATCTTacttcctgttataacctgagctattTGACGCACATACATATtgaatatgtgaaaaagtactTTTGCTAAGCACCCATAGTTtgagtagaaaaaaatgaaaggatatttttttgtttttgttttttttttcatcaatgtcTGTGTTCATATTGCATTAAGTTTCTCCTCAGCAATGAAATGTTTGACTTCTTGTGTTGATGATTTGACTTGCGACCGTTTATAGCAGTGCTTTGGGAAGAAAGAGATGCACATCCCAAAATCTCCCGGAGAGGTTGGTGAATTTCAAAATGTCCTATGTggcaaaataaaggaaatatctgtacaccaaaaaatattctgCAATACCTTGTCTTGCAGGAGCTCCACTCGGTGCATGCCTCTTCTCTCGGTTTTACCATCTACATCAATATATGAAAGTAGCTAACACGATGCAAAAGCTAGCAGATTTTGCTAATCTGGCagataaaaggagaaaaaagtcCCACTTGCCTTCCAGTCTTCAGATGAGCAATCCTCCTACGAAGCAGACTGCCACATCAACTGAGAGAAAGATCACATACTACCTCAAACATTCTTAAgtgaaaatatgacagatttgAAAACTCTGGAAAGtcgttttattaaaaaaaaaagcagaacatatTACAGCAGACAGGAAAACAATACAACtctttttgataacttttgaaaatgtccTATAGATTGTTCAACTGCACAGTAAGCAAAAATTATTCAGTGAATGCAAAACACCGTGCAGAGCAGGATGCAAAAGCTCTCTGCTGGAAgacgtttttattattattataaaggtGTGAGGaagaaataacaaaactgtGGTATCTGAAGTGGCTGTGAAGATCTTTGTGGTTGCAAGCTGTTCCAAACTGTAGGCTTGGTCTGATGCCCTTTCTGCATCCAACGTCATAAGGAGGAGGAAGTGTCttggttaaaacaaaatacaaagggTTCAAAGGATGTACAGAGATTGTATTTAAGATTAGATACTGATGAACGTTGTCGTCTTAAGGATGAAACCACAACAAGGACACCAAGTGGCCTGGAGTGCCTGATTAGTCTCTACCAATATCCAAAGTCAGAGTATGTCCACTTGTAGCTCCTACATGATGACAGTGGAGGTGACAGAGGATCTGGACATAACTGAACTTCTCCTGAATGAGCTCTCCTTGAAACTCACTGGGCCAGGTGCCCATTTCTTCAGCAAGTGCATGGCTCGTCTCATAAACTTTTGTCCCACGAAGGCATATATGATGGGGTTCAGGCAGCAGTGTGTGTACGCGATTGCCTCGGACACTATGGTTGACACCTTGAGGTTCATCTCCACACTGCAGCCGCTGGCCATTAGGTCTGTGGAATACAGGAACTTCAAGAAGCGGGAAATGTGATACGGAGCCCAGAACAGGAAGAAAACGATGACTATGGAGATGATGAGCTTGACGATTCTGTGCCTTTTGGCCGTCCTCATTTTCACCAGAGTGGGGATTATCCTCGAGTAGCAAGCCACCATCACCAGCATGGGAATCAAGAGACCCAGAATATTTGTAGCAAACAGATCGTAATAGACCCAGATTTCACTTTCCGGTCTGTAAAAACAGCCGACTGTTTCGCCATCATTTTCTAACTTTGTAAAGATGAAGGTTGGAAGAGACACGCAGAAGCTCACGATCCAAATCAACACGATCAGAGAAAAACACGCCTTTGTTGTACGATACCGTGCCACCTTGTGAGCGTACATGATAACCACATAGCGGTCCAGCGTCATGATAACCATGAAGAAGATGCTGCTGAAGAAGCCGGTGTGGTGGGAGCAGGACAGGAAACGACACATGAAGTCACCGAAGGTCCACTTGCCAATCAGAGTGTAGTGAATGTAGAATGGGAGcgtcaggaggaagaggagatcaGAGAAGGCCAGGTTGAAGAGACACATGTCAGTCATGTTGGTCTGGTTGCGGTGTTTCACTAGGACACAGACGACCAGGCCATTTCctttcaaaaagaaagagatcAACATGTTAGTTTCTGGCAGAATTGTTTGTAGTAAGAGTGTCTTTGGAGCTTTATTTATACACTTACCTAAGAAGCCCAGGATGAACACCAAAGTGTAGATAGTCACCAGAAACCCCTTACTAAATGTCCTCATATCATCCTGCTCACATACAAAGTGGGTACTGTTTATATCGTAGTCGTAATAGCCTGAATAATCAGCCGACGTGACTTCTTCGAAGGGGTCTTCAGTGATGTCTGTAAACAGAGATTTTTCATCAAACATCAATCTCATTGTCAGTTCATTCAAAAgttcttgcaaaaatattcacatgttCATCCAAAGGAAGCTGGTTTTCAAtttatagaaacaaaatatgtggTTTGTATTAGCATTCTCAACTAGTAGTTGTCATGTCAGCTTATTCTCCAACCTGAGCCATACATTTCtacaaattaagaaatttgcAATGCGTTGTCAATTGTGGTACTGGTTTGCAGATGCTTCACCAAATTACTTTAATCTGCTTCTATTGGATAACATTTTCAggcattttaatttatataacaaccaccttattttttttttttgcattgttaaaatgttaatctGTCCTAACTTTGCcccaaaatactttttttgttcctgttttctaGATGCGGTGAGCTTTAGGTGCCCACTATTTTTCGTCTACGAACACTTTAAACTGCAGGAAGTACGTCAATATGGCTTTTGAggtaatacaaaaataataatatatgcATAGTATGGGGACATCTGACTTAGTGGTAAAATAGAGAAAGCATCTGTAATGTCATTTAATttccttagaaaaaaaatacaagaactgGTCTACATCATAATCTCAACGAAAACAGGAAATTGGTACATTTCTAAATTTGGGTCTTAGTTCTGCTTAGTAAACCTCAGttcagtttataaaaataaataaggcaTGAAACCAGTTGTAGTCTAAATCCAATGTTCAAAGCTTGAGATATTGTTTTAAAGCCTAAAACCACTTTAGGCATCTCCATGGTTTTATACCAGACctgcctgctgtgttccttggccTGTATGATGCTCTTTATTCTTCAGTGCTTCTAAAAACTTCTGATGCCTTTAGACAACAGCTGTTTTTTTACTGAGGTTAAATAACACACATGTGGATTGTGGACTCCTTATTTATTATGTGACTGACTGCAATTGCACTGCAatgcactagattttatttggggtttaaaaaaaaattaaacagggttaacacatttcagattttttatgctaacattttttaaaatcagcatgttattttcttttcacttcatagTTATTAACCACTATACTTTTGTTGgtctaacacaaaaacacataaagtgCAATAAATTTTGTGggtttaatgtgacaaaattctAAAACCGTAAAGTGTTATGAACTCTTTTGCAGGGTACAGAACAAATCCGAGCGATCCGGATACAATGACGTGCTCAGGTCACCTGAGGTCATCAGAGGCCAATAGCATATATTTATAAgaatttttattgaaacagaAGCACAAAGTCCTAGCCTGtattgttgtgtgtgtgtgaattatCCAATAAGCACCACAACACAAACTTGTATGTAAACAATCTGTAAACCAAACACATCTAGCTGCTTACACTGCTGACATCCTGGAGGCAAACTTCTTAAACAGTTCATAATGAAACCTTTTACGCCATCTGCTGGTTATTGCAGATAATGCATTCAAAGGTAAGAACATAAATAATACTGTTCCACGTCATTTTATTTCACCACGTACGTTTATATTGTTTCTCATGCGTGTGACTCATGAGGTATGAATTGTATAAGTATGGGTCATAGGTTTCTGTGTGCTCATTTGTTCTGTAttactttacaaaatcaaacacacaaatcctgtttaatgaaaaattaacttCTAAAGATGGAGAatattcaatcattttttttttcttatgagtcattctgaatttatttaagcccaactgaaattaaaacttctaaaaaaataaacatatgtataggttaaaaaaaaaaaaaaagtacaaaaacttGAAAGTTATTTCTATTAGTTGAAATGCACTTACTTGACATGGTGGTGTCTCAGTGATACCTTcttcaatcaaataaaatccaaattcgCTTATGAGGTCTGCCTGCCTCTAAATGACTGCGATTGTGATGCCCTCAAACGAGCAGAGAGGATGAACTGCCTCCGAACCAGCACAGCCTTAATAATGTGACTATAGAAACAGTCAGAAACTGAAGTGCAGATGTTGTTTCCTGTTCGTCCCTGGGCGAGATCTTTATCTCTACATTTCTGACATCAACCTGACAGAATATAGAACTCAATGACTTGTAAAACAAGTGAGAAAACATGCCAGATACTGACAAATACAACAAAGCTTTTTGTTGTATTTGCTGATTATACCTGCTGATTTTGATATAAAAGCTCTTTGCCATACAGGCTATAGTGACAATGGAACAAAGGGGGCAATATTATTTGCATAGCAAGTAAACGTGACCAAGCTTGTACTGGTGTAGTTGCAGTTTCTTGTCTTAATATTAACAGTATATCTTTTAAGATCATTCTGtctcaaaaatctgttttcaggcCATTTTATTATTCGgcaaaaacacagtttgttataagttttataaatatatatacacttaTTTATCTTCTATCGTGATATGATAACTGTCTTCTTATGTTTGttcctctttctgcttttataaaTATTGCTTTTGGGTGTCATTTTTATGCAGATATAGAGCCACAGTTTCTCTATATCTGACAGAAGCAGTCAAAGGGACAGACTGAACCGAAACACGGACAAAGTTTCAGGGGTTGTTACgcattacatttttcaaaattacacaTTCTGAGAATAGTTTGTACAGCGATGTGTTGCCAGCCTTGGTACTGGCTTGCAGATGCTTGACCAAATTACTTTCAAGAATTCTCCAACCTGCTTTTATTGGAAAACACTTTcaggcatttttatttaatgaactACTTTTCTTacattgttaaaatgttaatctgtccctttttttttgccGCCTCTTAAAATCAAAATACTTTCTTGGCGTGCAAAGCATGTCTACAAGATTTAGGGTAGAGATACACCAGTAAGTCTGCTAGTGATCGGAATCAGAAGatcttaagaaaaaaagagtcagaTTGTCCCTGTTTATTAGATGGACTGACTTTTAAATGTCCACTATTTTTGGTCTATGAACACTTCAATCTGCAGGAAGGACTTCGATATGGCTTTTCAGGTAAAAGCCATATTGTGTTAAGGGAACGCATACCTTATTGGAAAAACAGAGTTAATTTCTTTAATGTCCTTTAATGtccttagaaaaaaaatacaagaactgGTTAGCATTATAATCTCAAGTATAACAGGAAATTGGTGCATTTCTAATTTTTGGTGTTTGTTCTGCTGAGCAAACCTCAGTTCTTAGCTCAATTCTGCACACAaagcagatgaaaataaataaggcCTGTGGAGAAGTTTTAGTCTGGAACATTTAGGTTACATACACAAAATTGCCTTAAAAAAATGCCTTCATTTATTTGGAGGTGAAGTGATAGTATCATAACCATCAGTTTCTCCTTTCGGGTTTTGagctgtttctctgttttttgcatttcaaaggTCACACAACCACTATTTGTTTAACCATGTCAGACCATACTCTATTTCCTAAAAAGGTTTTAGATGGTTTTCCTGCTTCACCCAAACTTATTTAAGTTTATTGTGGATTGAACCACTTAAGCACAACAGGGCTCAACCTTTAGAGctaattgactttttaaattgcATGTAGTGAAGAAACAGGCTCAGTCTAACTTAAAAGTAGACTTTGTCACATACTGCAAAACGTTCAAAAGCAATCAATAATGAGGAATATAAAAGGGACATCAGTTGTGTAGTGGTCAGCTTACCTGGAGACAGGTTCCCAAAtgaaatactgtatatgtttgtttttttaattgtagcACTTTCagattgaaaaatgtaaaattcattaCAAACTCgctaaattattattatcattattatgaAATTCAATCTTAGGTTACATACAATTTGGGGCCGATTTTAAGACATCTAAAACAAAACGGAACATCGTGCCCTCAAGACCCACGGTTGGGGAAACTACtcgtttattttgtgtttaaacgGTGACCTCTAGTGGTGGAAAAAATATAGTGCAACTATGTGTTTGTATGAAAATTGCCAGTGCGGACATAGCTAATTCATAtcaaatttaattcagttgGCAATATGGGCTTTCTCGAAACCCACGGATGATTCACTCAATTGACTAAAAAAACTACCAAAATGCCTAATTGGCGGTAAATCCAATTCCTACGAGCTATTTTTGCGCCTCCGCTCTCCAGCTGGCGCTCATTGAATTCCCGATGAGAATGATTGGCGTAAGATGTGCTGACGAAGGCGGGTTTAGGAGAACTGCGTCAAGTTGccaacagagaaacaaaagctGCTTAGCGGGCCTTCAGAATAAAATTGTTGATTGGGGGTTGCACATGTATAGCAGAAATTACAAaaccctgctgaagaaaagctaGTTGGAACATTTTACTTgcgtaaaaataaatgttcccaaataaaaacctatttatAACAGTTTGCTTAAAATTGTCACATGGCAGAAATTAAGtttctgaaacaaatatttgtttaatttggatGCTTGGTCATTGTTTTATACCCTaactcttttttaaattatttctccacaactttattcctgctaatgtaattatttgtactgtttatttatttatttaggggtatcagagtaaagtgggctaaatacaaataaatcttatttttaagattttatttttttaagtatcaCCACTAGAAGATGCTTTGTTTTAGTGTATCACATGAAATCTAAgtaacaaaatgctaaaaaaaaaaattaaataaataaaaaaaagttaaatggtACAAACAACCcaaagaaatatagttataatACTTTTTCAACACCAGTACAGAGGTATCTCCGCTACTGcacataaaagacaaaaaaataaaaaataaatgaataaatcatctTCTGTTTTCTTACAAAATACTAACATAattacaacacaaataaaaatagaattacACAATACAAAATGCTATTGTGACAGTGACAGAGCCTAAAACATGTCCACATATAACATTGTAAATCTCAATTGCAGAGCTTGACAACTTAGGAGATGTGCTGAATGGACTTCCTGGAAAAGTTAATTAAAGATCTTTTCATTTCTCTTAAAGGCatttcacttcttctttttttattaacaaagtTCCTgctcaaaggaaaaaaataattctcattCAAAAGTGTGTAAAAATGCTgccttttaaaaagtacaactaaGGGTATATTAGTAGGTTTATTGGACATAATCAATTAACACTGATAGCGTTATGAGCCGTAGATGACCTTAGtttgatttatgtttctgttttgatcaggtactgtttatttctttatagcTCGCCATTCTCTCTATACTTTTTCTCTTGTGTCAGTTCGTGTGTTCTCATTGTTGTTCTTtggctttgtttctttttagatgTTACTTTCAACCTGCAATGCCAGAGCCACATATGGCTGGAAATAAATTCTTACAAAAAGTGTTTCATCTGCTTCAAAGCTATTTTGTAATCGTTgcttatttgcattattttattcattagtCTTCAGAATTTGAACATAACTCTTTAATATCTGTCTGTATGATGACATGATTGCTATGTATTAAATCAGATATGACGTTGAGTTACTCAGTATTCAAATAAGCTTTCAGAACACTGCCCATCTCTCAACAAGACCTTTGTCGaagtttcattttgaaaatattttccgGAAGTAGTTTTGTGGCCCAATATATTTCTGTAACTTGATAATGTTAGAGGTTATTCAGCTACTGGGAGACGGGGATTATATCAAGTGGATTTGACAAGTAATAAACCCTTTGGAAAAGAACCAACACAACTTCTAATTTCTCATGGAAAAGCGCTCGACTTAGCAGTAAGTAAATGCATCGGTCCCTGAACCTAACAAGCAGAGACGGACGTAATGCTGCCATTGTGCTTTCAGGTCACCGTGAACTTTTATCACTTGTTGTGCCTATGCATAAATACACGTAGAaataagtttctttaaaaaacaaaacatgcagtttAAAACAGCAGGacgtttttaaaattatttttgtgtactATCCAGGTGATGTTGCGGTGTTAACGTAATGGATATTCAGCATATTTAAAAGGAAGAGCGGATTTTTGTGGGAGTCTGGCGTGTTTGGAGAGGATTTCTTAATCAGCGTCATGACGGAGTCCTCCAAACCCCCTTCAGGGTGAGTCTATGGACACAGACTGCACGCATACCGACTTTTTACCGGTTTATGTAACTTGAAACTAACTTTACGTTTTTAGTGTGCACGTGAAATCTGGCCTAGTTAACCACAATGACATCGATTTTGTTGACCTTTTTCAACTTTTGTGTGCTAAAGTTTGGTAGTTATTGttaggatttattttaatttaatttgccCGTTTAATGATGTCTATAGCaatactaataataaataataataataataaagagacaaaaaatTACCTTGTAAGAACACTCACACTGCTTGAACTTTTTGTTACAGCTATGCTTACTATAAAATTACTTCTGAAGGCAGTGGATTGCATTgacttttattatgaaaatggGTGCTGTCatgcatttcaaatgtttgcttGATGTTGAGAATCATGGAGAAGGCATGGGTCTTGTAAAACATGACCTTCTGTCACATCTTTAAGGTATGTGTGATGCTGCAGATGTTCTCCTGTTCTCAGTAGTGCATGTGAATAAGAATGAAGGGCGATGAtctcagtatttatttttgcatccgGGTAAGGTACGCAACTATTTCTGTGATGCcactttcatgttttatttattcattatagTTAACAATCAACTGACCATCAGAGAATAACATTTCAATACTTTGAGTTTTGAAGTAGCCAGATATTAGCCCCTTTGATGAGCAGTAGACTTGGGGTTAGCGCTGCAGTGCTTCATGTTGTTGAATTCCACCATCACCATGTGTTAACAAGGACTTTCATCTTGCTACTCTGCCACAggggccagatttgtggagatCATAGTAGAAAATTTCCAGACTCTCACCAGAGCTGTTGAAttctgcagctcttccaaaATAACTGAATAGTTTCTGTGATTAATGCTTTTCTTCATGCCTTTCATGTTGTGCCATATTTTCCACTGACTGAAAAATGTCTCATGACATGTCcaaagcttgggatattgtAGTGGTATAAGAAGGACTTTACTTTAGATTGTTGTTGGAAGCAGCACTGATAATGTAAAGTGAACATTTTGCGTGTTTATCTGTTATTTTAAGTGCACGCCTCTTTAACCTGATTACAGAGATTTCAGAGTCCCAAGCACGTTTTAGCTAAATTACAAAGTGACTGTCCACTGAGTCTGCTGGCACCGGAGCCAAAATGCCTTTTCATCCTTTCGCTGTGCgacatttttcttcaacataCATCGCCGTGACAACTTCTGTGTTACAACTTCTCCTTCGTCATCACTCTTTCTCTAGCTGCCTTACTACTGTGATCCTAATAAAACAGAGCTCATAAAACCTTGCTAACAAACTTGCTTCCAAAACTCACCCAGCATGGTCTCTTGAGCAGACacagaaaaaagacaagacTACTCTTTTTGGGAAGTGCTTTTGTAACCTGGCTTTTGAAACCTGAGCACTGAGCTTTTATGCGGGTGTGGGTCAGTGCTTAGAAAGCTAAGAGTGTATCCTTCAAGTGTGGGAAGGGAAGGCGGCCTGAATGAAACTTGAATTCTGTGAGTTAAAAAACATGCGATAAATTCAGGGTAACTTCCTTAAAAGCGACAGTTTGATTTCTCACAGAAAACCGAGATCAGACATATAAATGTAAGGAAAACTATTTCCAATCTGTTGCGGTTAAATTAACCTTAAATTTTGCTTATCTTGAgcctaattttgtttttattggtgcTACCAGTTTTGACAGAGCAGGATGTGGGCAAGCTTCTGATTCCGTATGTTCTTACTCTCAGTCAGAGAAGGAGCATTTTGTCTTTGCTAAGAAAGCAAACTgattataaatcaaaattaaaaacataatgaaaatacTAGGTCAAACAGAACAACA includes the following:
- the LOC114139160 gene encoding C-C chemokine receptor type 2-like codes for the protein MSNITEDPFEEVTSADYSGYYDYDINSTHFVCEQDDMRTFSKGFLVTIYTLVFILGFLGNGLVVCVLVKHRNQTNMTDMCLFNLAFSDLLFLLTLPFYIHYTLIGKWTFGDFMCRFLSCSHHTGFFSSIFFMVIMTLDRYVVIMYAHKVARYRTTKACFSLIVLIWIVSFCVSLPTFIFTKLENDGETVGCFYRPESEIWVYYDLFATNILGLLIPMLVMVACYSRIIPTLVKMRTAKRHRIVKLIISIVIVFFLFWAPYHISRFLKFLYSTDLMASGCSVEMNLKVSTIVSEAIAYTHCCLNPIIYAFVGQKFMRRAMHLLKKWAPGPVSFKESSFRRSSVMSRSSVTSTVIM